Sequence from the Bacillus thuringiensis genome:
ATGAGGATGGGATTGTTTTAATTATGGAACCGGCTGATGAAAGAAACTGGAGGAGATTTATTTTTTCAGTACCAAAGTCAGTGTATGAAAAGAAAGGGCTTACATTACACTATGGAACAGCTATAGGACAAGGGTATACGGATATAATTGAAGATATTATTAGCGTACATATAGAAGTAGATGTTGTAACAGTAATCGGGCATGTAAGAGGGTAAATAGCTATTTGAAAAAAGGTTATAAGTAATTTAGCTAGAAGTTAGGATAGAGAAACTTACAGACCATTATAAAGACGAAGGGAGCCTAAAATGAAAATAAAATCAATTTTATTAGTATTTATAGTTACAATTGGTTTGATGGGATGTTCACTAGTTGAACAAGGAAAGAACTCCATAGATTATGCTCAAAAAGCGACAGACTATGTAAATGAAATAAGTGCGTTTGCAAATGATGCACCAGCATTAGCTGAAAAGGCCGTTAATGATAGCGAAGCTCGAAAAGAATTAGAAACGAAGCTTAGTGAAATTAAACAAGATATACCCGCTTTCAATGAATTAACGCCACCTGATGTAGCAAAGGATCTTCATCAGCAAATCGTCGGATATAATGAAAAGCTAAATACGTTAATTGATACGGCGATGACAAAGATAGAAGAAGGGAAAGTGGAT
This genomic interval carries:
- a CDS encoding DUF6376 family protein — its product is MKIKSILLVFIVTIGLMGCSLVEQGKNSIDYAQKATDYVNEISAFANDAPALAEKAVNDSEARKELETKLSEIKQDIPAFNELTPPDVAKDLHQQIVGYNEKLNTLIDTAMTKIEEGKVDVEQFKNSELMQTVDQVRDLKDKIQNLGQ